Genomic window (bacterium):
GCCTGGGGGCGGCCCGGAGGGAGCTGGGGGAAGAGGTCCTGGAAGGAAGCGGCGACGTTTTCCGCACGCCTCCTCCCGTCGCCGGGGCCGCCGCTTCTCCCCCGGGCGCGCCTTCGCCGACGCCGGCCCGGGATCGGGACGGCTGGGTCGAGGCCGGGCTCGAGGCCGAAGCGGCCGGGCGTTACGCCGCCGCCCTCAAGGCGTTCGAGGCGGCCCGGGCGGAAGATCCGGGCAGTTCCGAGATCGGTTTCGCCCTGGGCCGGGTCCACCAGTCCATGGGCCGGTACGCCGAAGCGCGCCCCTACCTGGAGGCGGCGCTGGAGGGCGGCGAAAGCGACGCCCGCGTCCGCCTGGCCGAAGTGTACCTGAAACTGGCCGAGATCGAAGACGATGCCGGGCGCCCCGCGGCCGCGGCCGAATACTACCGCCTGGCCGAAAAAACCGGCGCCTCCGGCACTCGGGAGAAGCTCCTGGAAACGTACCGGAAACTCTACCGCGCCTGCCTGGCCGAGGGCGACGCGTCCGGCGCGGCCCGGGCGCTGGAGCGTTCGGTCGCGCTCGATCCGTCCCGGGCCGGCGATTACCTGGCCTTGGGCGACCTTTACTACGACCGTCTCCAGGAGGAGGACCGGGCCCGGGAGGCCTACCGGCGCTATCTCAAGCTCGAACCCCGGACGGCGGAGGCCGAGCGGGTCCGCGCCCGTCTTTCCCCGCGCCGGCAGCTTCCCGCGTCGACGCCGGTTCCGAAGGATGAAGCGGCCTCGCTCTACAGCCGGGGGGCGGTCCTGCAGAAGGCCGGCCGGACGGCCGAGGCGGAAAAAGCCTACTGGGCGGCCGTGGCCGCCGATCCCTCTCTCTACCAGGCGTATTACAACCTGGGCGTTCTGGAAAACGGCCGGAACCGTCCCCAGGCGGCCCTGGAGAACTTTCTCCGGGTGGTGGAACTCCAGCCCCGCTTCGCTCCGGCGCACCTTGCTCTTTTCAAACTCTACCACTATCATTTTCACGACGACGTCTCGGCCCGGAGACACGCCTCGGCGTACGTCGAGCTCGAACCCCGCGGGCCCCAGACGGAGGCATTGCAGACATGGCTGCGCCGTTAAAAGGGAAACGCGGCCCGCGCGTGGCCGCCATGGTTCTGGCCGCGGTCTGTTCCGGGGCCTGCGCCCCTTCCGGCCAGGCTCCGGACGAAGAGCCCATTCCCTACCACATC
Coding sequences:
- a CDS encoding tetratricopeptide repeat protein, with product MRTDRFRWTAAAAGVLLAAGCGERSDRFYGQGLDDAREGRYDQAAISFRSQIQADPEDLRGHLALAAVYRARNEYSPALDELEKALALDETAPEPAYCLGTLYQEMEKPEQARARFLEALERDPDYTPALYRLGVLAREGGDLDAAAGYFRNFLEAGPEEKGYGFNNLGAVLWEQGDRAGALEAFAAALAADPAPPAAGYNYGVAAFALETDREGAVAALEEYAGREPPPPERAMVRVLLERHGVKDSASVDEEFSSPQDAVEKGLVRESRGEYREAEEAYLFALDAAPDGLQALYRLGLLYDDRLGDRRRAVEMYERFLDVNRNPQSDLVAEVVRRLGAARRELGEEVLEGSGDVFRTPPPVAGAAASPPGAPSPTPARDRDGWVEAGLEAEAAGRYAAALKAFEAARAEDPGSSEIGFALGRVHQSMGRYAEARPYLEAALEGGESDARVRLAEVYLKLAEIEDDAGRPAAAAEYYRLAEKTGASGTREKLLETYRKLYRACLAEGDASGAARALERSVALDPSRAGDYLALGDLYYDRLQEEDRAREAYRRYLKLEPRTAEAERVRARLSPRRQLPASTPVPKDEAASLYSRGAVLQKAGRTAEAEKAYWAAVAADPSLYQAYYNLGVLENGRNRPQAALENFLRVVELQPRFAPAHLALFKLYHYHFHDDVSARRHASAYVELEPRGPQTEALQTWLRR